In Palaemon carinicauda isolate YSFRI2023 chromosome 32, ASM3689809v2, whole genome shotgun sequence, the genomic stretch TAAACCTACTACTTTCACTGATGTAACTAGCAATTTGGTGTCTAGAGATGGTCATTTATTAATGGTGAGTGGCTTAAGGTATCACGAAAATGATATTAATGTGCTATGGGATAGTGGTAGCAATGTGTCGCTAATCACTCATCAAAAGGCCCAAGAATTAGGACTTAATGGAAGAGATGTGCAAATAACCATAACCAAAGTGGGAAATAAAACTGAACCGTATCCTCTAAAGAGTATACAGTTCCTGTGGTGGACATCTAAGGAGTGAAATGGGAAATTATTGCCTGTGGTATAGATGAAATAACTACTCCTgttgagaaagttgatatgaatgtCGTTAGTTGTTTGTTCAAAAGTTTAAACGGTCTTCACATTTCAAGACCCTTTGGAGTAATACATTTATTAATAGGCATTGATTACTGTGTCCTTATGCCTCAAGTTATTGAAACGAATGGTAACCTTCAACTCATGTTAAACCAATTTGGCTATGTTGTTAGAGGATTTCACCCGCAATTAACTTCCCGCTGTTATCAATCCAATGTCAGTGTAAGAATCAATCACATAGATATTACAGACGTCAATGAGATTACTTCAGTTCCCAGGAAAACCATTAAAGACGTGTTGGATAATTACTTAAGTATTGAGAGCCTGGGTACTTCTTTTTACCCTAAGTGTTCTGGTTGTAAATGCGGTAATTGTACCCCTGGTCAAAGTAATTGTACccttaaagaagaaagagaattgGCTCAAATATCACATGGTTTATCATTTAATTCAGATAAGAATAGATGGTGTGTCGCTTACCCCTgggtaagaaatcctaatcttttaCCTAATAATGTGTCCCTTGCAACAGCTAGGCTAATAGCCACGGAAAAATGGTTGACCAAGTTAGGACTAGGTTATTGTACGTCCTATCAGAATCAAATTCATGATATGATTTCACGGGGGGTAGCCAGGAAGCTATCCGAAGATGAGATATATAGTTATAAGGGACCTATATTCTACATACCCCATACTGAAGTTCTAAAGCCTGACTCTAGCTCAACTCCCCTTCGGATAGTGTTTAATTCTTCTGCTAGGTATATGAATTTTTCTCTAAATGAAATGTGGGCGAAGGGTCCTGACATGCTAAACTCACTTTTGGGTGTTTTACTTAGGTTCCGAGAAAATGAAGTAGCATTTGTTTGTGATTTAGCCAAAATGTATAACACTATCTCTGTCCTTATTTGACCAGcactgtcataggtttctttggcgTGATTTCAAGGTTGATGTTAAGCCAGATCATTATATGTTGACTTGTGTCCCATTTTGGGACAAACCCAGTGGAACTATTGCTATGCTTGCTTTGAAATTAACAGCAGAGATGAGTAAGGATGAATACCCTGTAGCTACGCAGATCATTGTGAATAATagctatgttgatgacatattgGGAAGCTGTGAcagcatagagattgcaaacgaactgatgaaacaaattgaaagaatTATAGGTCGTGGAGGTTTTAAAATTAAGCATTGGATTTTATCTGGCAATGAAAATCATGAGAATCCCAATGTTAAAGTGactaaaagggaaaaggaaaaggttttagGAATTGTGTGTGATCCTCATAGAGACCGGTTAGTATATgaagttaaaataaatttttctccaaAGCATAGGAAAATTCATACTGAACCTAACTTGGCGCCAGATGATCTCATGGTTAATGTGCCACAGTATTTAACTAGAAGAATGTTGTTAAGTCAAATCGCATCTCAGTATGATCCTTTAGGGCTAGTTTGTCCGGTAACTTTAAGAGCTAAATTGATGATGAGACAACTAATTTCCAGGACAGAGGGGATTGAAGGAAAAGTTAGCCATTATGATTGGGATAGTGCAGTGTCGACAGATATTAGGAATGAGTGGTTAAGTTATTTCCAGATGTTGTTTGAGCTTCAGTCTCTCAGCTTCCCTAGGTGTGTCAAAGTAGAAGGTACCATCGGTAAACCAATGCTGGTGATTTTCTCTGATGGGTCTAGTTCTGCATATGGAGCATGTGCTTATGTGCGATGGGAATTGTCTGATGGATGATTCTGTTCCAGGTTGCTAATGGCAAAATCTAGGCTTGCACCACTCAAACAGTTGTCCATTCCCCGGATTGAACTATGTGGGGCCTTAGTGGCAGCTAGAATGAGAGAAACTATAGTGAAGGAAatgaattttgaatttgaattggtgATGCACATTGTTGATTCTGCAATAGTTCGTGCCCAGATTCAGAAAGAAAGCTATGGCTTTGGCACCTTTACTGCTACAAAAATTgctgaaattcaaagtaaaaccGATGTGGGAGAATGGTCGTGGGTTTCAGGTTATAACAACCCAGCAGACTTGACCACCAAACCTGCTAAGCCGATCGATTTGGGTCAAGAATCAATGTGGCAAATGGGGCCGGCTTTCCTTACTCTCCCAATCAGTAAGTGGCCAATAAGGAAAGATCATATTGGTGATTTGCCTGACAGAGTGGGTGTCTTTGTTTCGCACACTTGTTTTACCGTGAATACTGTAGAAATGTCTTTAGTGTTTCAAATATCAAGATTTGAAATTAGTGAAAAATTGCCCAGAGTCACTAGTAGAGTCCTTAAGGCTTTCAAATTTAAATCGTTCAAGGGAATATTTCAAACTCCTAATATAGATGAAATCTCTCAAGCAGAGATGTTGTGGGTGAGAGAAATTCAATCCACACTTGGTAAAGATTGGGAGTTCAGATATCGCAGACTTGGCCCTAGTGTAAATAAGGATGGTTTAATTGTGGTAGGCCAACGTATTCCTAGGTGGTTAAAGAACAATTATGATCAGGATGGGTTTGTATTACTCTCCTGATCATGAATTTGTCaaattatatgtaaaaaccatGCATCGTCAATTTCCTTCTGGAGTGGAAAACACCCTTGCGAAAATTCAATCTAAGTTTTGGGTACCAAGAGTTCGGAACATGATCAAGTCCGTAAAATTTAAATGCGTAACCTGTAGGAAGTTGACAAAGGAAATAGCCGGGCAAGTCATGGGACAATTACCTCTAGAGCGTCTAAAACCCTCCCCACCGTTTGCTTATACTGCTCTTGATTTATATGGACCTTTCTTTATCAGGGATACGGTTAAGGGTAGAACTAAAGGTAAAGCCTATGGGGTAATCTTTAATTGTTTATCGACCCGTGCAGTTCATTTAGATCTAATTGAGGGTTATAGTGCAAAAGATTTCCTTGATGGGCTCCGTAGATTTGTATCACTCCGAGGATGTCCTAAAGAAATATATTCTGATAGGGGTACCCAATTAACTGCTGCTGAGAAGGAACTAAGGAATGCAACAGAGATTTTTAAGATAAAGTGGATCTTCAATGCTTCTGCTGATGCACCTTGGCAAAATGGAGTCAGTGAGAGTCTTATCAAATCTGTCAAAAGGAGTTTGACCATAGCTATTGGTGATAACATTTTAACTTTCAGTAAATTACAAACCACCCTTTATGAAATAGCAAATTTACTAAATGAAAGACCCATTGGTATAAAACCCGGCTGCGATCCCGAACTAGGAAGATATCTTTGCCCAAATGATCTTTTGCTTGGGCGTACACAAAATGCAGTCCTGAAAGGAGAATTTGAACGCTTCCCTAGTCATGAATCAAGATTGAAATTTCATGAAGGCATAACAGATACTTTTTGGAGAAAATGGATGCGTGACTTTTTCCCCACTATACTGATACGTCAAAAATGGCATGTAGAAAAGCGTAACTTGCAAGTAGGGGATCTTGTATTGTTTCAGGATAGTAATGTGGTGCGGGGTAATTGGAAGTTAGCGGAAGTCTTGCTGGCAGATAAGGGTAAAGATAAGAAAGTTAGAAATGTCACACTGAGGTACAAACCAATAAAGTCTGGTATTACATACAAGGGAGAAAGGGATGTAATTGTGAAACGATCTGCTCATAGAATTGTAGTAATTTTGCCCATCGAGGAACGTCTCGATCTACCAtagtttaaaatgaatatttatttgtgtggttatttaaattaaaagaattagattTGACTTGACAGTCATATGATGGTAAGAGATTTAGTTTTGTTGGTGGTGGAGTGTATCATTAtggttttataatgataattattggtgttggctatgttggttaatatagtctgtgcatattaaaattcatttgtttgcacatgcgcgttagagactactggtgaaggtttccaggacggtggctgtctttggacatactggttgaggtttgtggtggtgatggttacgtgatcagttgctcctgatatgaggtgtgcattacttggtttagtggttagtgtaacttaacatgtacgattatttatattgctgatgaatacttttcagtacgattGTACTCATTGTCAAAGTGATTACGAGGTATCAAATTATGCATAAATTTTGGGATTTTAACTGACGTTCATTAAAGATGTCTTGTTACTAAGATTTGCAGCAGGCGGCGTGTTGGTATAACTCGGTAATTGGTGTTATGATGATTAAACGATGtactgttatattttactatttgtgtgttgggactgtgctatatcatattatgaattggttactatgtgtgtgtagtatttgaagttttgtaaatgtttgcagttaaataaaaggacggaagcaccgttcgagaagttaattggttgggtttaatgaattcccagcatttaaaattttgttatcactggacatgtataaaattttaaatgcttctgtataaatggtggaattttgggattgagcattgatgtattggctgaaacaagtttttgtattttaggttgaatcctgttctaataaaagacttgatgcaacaacgtgtttggtgacctggcgaaacaatatgtatatatatatatatatatatatatatatatatatatatatatatatatatatatatatatatatatttatatatcgatatatatatgtatatatacgtatatatatatatatatatatatatacatatatatatatatatatatatatatatatatatatatatatatatatatatatatatatttatatatatatatgtatatatatatatatatatatatatatatatatatatatatatacatataaatatatataaatatatatatatatatatatatatatatatatatatatatatttatatatatatatatatatatatatatatatatacatatatatatatatatatatatatatatatatatatatatatatatatatatatatatatatatatatatatatatatacaaacagtataaacCGAcgcactaagaaagtttgcggttgtggactggcactgaaagacaataaacagacgcaagtggaaggatgttGTTTAGGTTTCTTTTTTTCTGCTGTAGACTAGTTACGTCTAATgatggtgacgatgatgatgattatgtacgtaaaatatatatatatatatatatatatatatatatatatatatatatatatatatatatatatatatatatatatatgtatatatatatatatatatatatatttatatatatatatatatatatatatatatatatatatatatatatatatatatatgtatatatatatatatatatatatatatatatatatatatatatacatatatatatatatatgtatatatatatatatatatatatatatatatatatatatacatatatatatatatatatatagtatagagagagagagagagagagagagagagagagagagagagagagagagagagagagagagagagagagagagagagagagagagtgtccaacgaaccacagggaaaatggaaatagtgAAATCCACCTGGTTTCGTCTCCCGACATCTTCAGGAGAACCGAGTTATTGAATGAGATTTATACAACATTCGTAGACAAAGAATCAGAAAAATATGTCACCTGCATTTTGCAAAACAAGGAAATCGTGTAGGTGACTTAGTCGACAGAGCTCATATACTCTAAAGcatacgacacacacacacacacacacacatatatatatatatatatatatatatatatatatatatatatatatatatatatatatatatacatatatatatatatatatatatatatatatatatatttatttatatatatatatatatatatatatatatatatatatatatatatatatatatatatatttatatttatatccagaaacaaatatacatacacagatcTTTGCACATATTCCAAATACATATGTATTGAAACCAACATGGAAGCAACAGTAaatcatatgtgcatatacatatacaattatgtatgCCTACATATGATAGTATAgatgaaaaaaagattatatagattatataattattttaaaagatattaaGTGTCCCCAAAATCAGGTGTGAATAAAAGAAATTTGAATTAATGAACCTTACATATCTCTTTGCTTAcgaatgcatcgagtttgtacattccatctCCTATACttagattatcattaatattttttttttaaatagactcTATATATATTGTTCTAATAATTTATTGGAATAAACCAAGTATGATTTTGAtgtttaacttgaaaaaaaaaacattacattgatatctttaatatatattacACTTTTCTTATGCTGTTTAATTCCCGTGTCAAGAGTTTTACCTGTTTGACCAATGTAAAAGTTTCCACATGAATGACAGGAAATGTAATATTCACATCCTTTGATATTGTTATTCCTCTTTCACGCTACATTTGCATTAAACATCATGTTAAAACATTTTAACATACTgggaatatatttgaaattatttctgTATCATAATACAAGAAAGTTTTTGTATCATTGTTTTCTCTGTGATTCTTACCAAAGAAGGTCTCTCTTCCTGTTCATAATGCAccttagtcgtgggtagtgccatagcctctgtaccatcgtcttccactgtcttgggtacagttctcttgcttaagagtagaCTTGgtcacactgttccatcttatatctattacttttattttattttatatttctataatttgtatgtgaaatatctattttattgttgttaatgttcttatagtaatttattctaattgttcattacttctcttgtatttattcatttcctttttttcctttcctcactctgctatttttccctgttggagccctctggcttatagcaccctgctgtttcaactagggctgtagcttagcaaataataataataataataataataataataataataataataataatgatgatgattatgttgatgatgatgatgatgatgataatgataataatctttaggTGCTTTTATATCTTGTCTATAGTCCTAATCTCGTGTATCTCTTTATCACTAAGTTTGAAGCTGtagattttcaaactagggtttggccagttttcatcaccacgctctccagtgcagattagtgatggtgggagaatttagtttgattgctcactgcaaaccaaaCAACCTGGCCCTGAccaatacagctttgctaatcatggcgatacgcaaatcctttcaccacgttaaggtatacccactcagaaatatagtatatatatatatatatatatatatatatatatatatatatatatatatatttatatatatatatatatatatatatatatatatattatatatatgtatgtatatatatatgtatatatatatatatatatatatatatatatatatatatatatatatatatatatatatatatatatatatatatgtgtgtgtgtgtgtataagtatatatatatgtttatatatatatatatatatatatatatatatatatatatatatatatacatacatatatatatatatatatatatatacatatatatatatatatatatatatatatatatatatatatatacatatatatatgtatgtgtgtggatacacacacacacacacacacacacatatatatatatatatatatatatatatatatatatatatgtatatatatacatacatatatatatatatatatatatgtatgtgtgtggatatacacacacacacacacacacacatatatatatatatatatatatatatatactgtatatatatatatatatatatatatatatatatatatatatatatatatatatatatatatactgtatatatatatattatatatacatatatatattatatatatgtatatatatatatatatatatatatatatatatatatatatattacatatatattatacatatatataaatatgtatatatatatatatatatatatatatatatatatatatatatatacatacatatatatatgaatatatatatatgtgcgtgtgtgggtatgtgtatatatatatatatatatatatatatatatatatatatatatatatatatatctatatatatatatatatatatatatatatacatatatatatacatatatatatatatatatatgtatatatatatatatatatatatctatatatatatatatatatatatatatattatatatatatatatatgtatatatatacatatatatatatatatatatatatatatttatgtatatatatatatgtgtgtgtgtatattatctatatatttatacatatatatatatatatatatatatatatatatatatatatatatatatatatatatatatacatatacatatacatatatataaatatatatatatatatatatatatatatatatatatatatatatatatatatatatatatatatatatatatatatatatttatatatatatatatatatatatatatatatatatatatatatatatatatatatatatatatatatatatatatatatatttatatagtatactaGTCACTATTGTAGTTTGCCCGACATCTTAGAAACAACATCTAAATGTTAAGATAGATAGGCACACAGAAGTACACATATACTCACAAACACAGAGATTCCATCCGttccaccccctccccatttcctaactaaaacccgGTAGTTCCgccaatttgtggaagattgtgatttccgagtttacctctcgggggatacacaccctctcaccagggtataacatTTGCTCTTCAATATATAGGGGAGAATATTTATATCACTAAACATTCTAATTTCCGAACAGAATAGCCATGAATAGTGACATCTTTTAATTACAAATTAACTAGCCAAAATAAATgaattctatactgtagatatgaaACATCCTTTTTTCCTCAGAAATATGATAGAGGAAAATGAACGAGACTACACAAAGGAATCTCTTTAGGGGAAAAGGTTCATTTGCATAAACCTGATTGGAAAGATAGAAGCTTATATGCATCTCTTGATGATACGAGGAATTTGTAGACATTTCAGGAGCGCTGTAGCCAAGAAAGtattcctattatcattatgattgttgttgttgttattgttgatgtaatAACGGGTAGTTATCTGGATACTTAATAAGGGATATAAAATCCCTATTGGCTTACCAATAGCACTatgcaaaggtcaaaggtcaaaggtcagagtgATTTAAATGGCTCCCTGTGGAAGggtgagagagaggggggagggaggatGATGATGCCGACATTGGAATGAAATAGCCGGTGAAAAAGACGTCTGGGATGAACCATAAAAGTCTGGAAGACGCTTGCGCACATACGAACACGCAACACAGGCAAGCCTGGTAGTGATGAGACACGAGAAACAGTCATTTATCATATATCTTTTACCATAATTGagctcattcacacacacacacacacacacacatatatatatatatatatatatatatatatatatatatatatgtatatatatatatatatatatatatatatatatattatatatatatatataatatatatatatatatatatatacatatatatatatatatatatatatatatatatatatatatatatatatatatatatatatatatatatcctcggagTCGGAATACCTTAAAGTCGTGGTGTGATGTGGGTGGTCAGAATAAAGTCTCCGATCAATACATTTACATCGGATCCCAagtaataactgattttttttgtcattattattattatcattattattattattattattattattattattattattattattattattattgttgttgttgttgttgttgcaattattactattattattaggattctccATAGGGGAATAatattgtttttggtagtattattattattctttctgcgcgtttttttttctttttcgcaagaaatctgaaatagttatcataggtagcctatggtaagaatatgccaaagacccagtttaagtgaccttgacttACTTTTCAatgtcacaggggcttttaaatgcaaaattttaaatattttaaattgcTATAGGGCGTAAAGTATAAggcgtatggctaagggccttatggacaatgataaagaggtaaatccccagatattgccctactttaatgcaagtaggtcaaggtcaaggtcgctaatgaccaaactggctcaaaacaggtttgtttccgagatctcaaaaaaccggaaggcccagagccctgatcttagagGCATATGATGCCctgtatatttatctaaggttagcttaacttttgtagcgactgcttaattacatTTTTTggtatagatttttaactatttttgaaattgcagaaatcgtgacttaggcaatttctccatgaattactggtttttggtcatagcatgctatagtaaactatcccaaacatatgcataaaacctccaaatcaaatgtcaaatttgaccttgaccctcattttcaggGTCagatggctatttcatggaaaaaaatttgacgtgggctaaaaggaATGTTTTGTTGTTACTACcaacaaggcccccccccccccccttctattcACCCATggtctttcagaatatggggtcatatttaacccgtgaccttcacatgaccctGTAAGTGCCCAttttcttcaagttcaaaggtcaatttctctatatttgtcatttttgcccatgttttacctccatatacctcctattatacagataaattgctctagaatagtttgttaacataactcaaaatttagtcaaggggtcattagacCAATAAACCATtatacaatatcttttactgattgacgaaagcatttccacacctattttgcaggggaatcctccaccactggctttattattattattattattattattattattattattattattattattattattattattattatttgaataataatatttgaaatgttgtcataagacaaaagaaatgactgTTTGTTGACatccaagaaaaataaaataggaaatggAATGACAACcgtgtaaatttgagaataaagttgTAATATTGttgtaaatttaaggaaatttatgaataaataaatctagGAAGGATGAAAATGTctgaaatcaatatttttttatatcagaaGAAAGTATTGCAGTGCCGTGAACAAAGTGAAAGTTGTGAATCTATAAATCTAGGATTGATAGTAAAatctaaaatctataattttctgGGATTAAACTAGtaaatctgagaaaaaaaaaagaatatgatagtGCTGTAAACGAAACTAGTATTATAAAAACAGATTTAGGATGGAGAGGAAAAAGTTCCAAAATCTATATAAAACAGATttagaatagagaaaaaaaattttaaatctatAATTTCAGGCTGAAATCGTAGTTACATCCTGATATTGTTGACGCATTCAGTCTTATCCTACGACTGTAATAACTAACTTTTTACATAATGGGGAAATTTATGCCACAGCCAAACAAGGCAGGAATGCCAGGGTTTATGAGAATTCAGCTCTTCAAGGGGAAAGTTTTAGGGCAAAATCACTGCCTGATTAAGACCCTTTGTGGTCCTTAGGCTAAGGGTGCGAAAAGGGGTCctatgggttaaagttctcttgcttgagtatgcactcaggtacactattcaatctgtttccttatttcctttcctcatcgggctgtTTTCCCTGGTGAagcctgttaataataataataataataataataataataataataataataataataataataataataataataataataatatgtcatagactctgtaccataatcttccactgtctttggttaaagtttATTGCTTGAGGTATACTCGGGCAGGCTactcaatctgtttccttattgaCTTTCGTCACCGGGCTACTTTTCATGTTGAATGCTATGAGGCAAaatgctccaacagaaaaaaaaaactttagtaagaaaaggaaatgagtaaatgaataaactttaaTAGAAATAACGAATAATCAATAATAAGTATGCTCTTCAGAGGAGTCTCTGAAACAATTgaggaataatgaataattttagtaTTCTGTAATTATGAACTCTAAGTAAAAGAAACAATTTTTTTACCGGTATACAATCAAAAGATAACAGAAGATCAAATtatcttttatggataaatttaggttttaaacatttaatttatatctattaatattcGATTGATTTTTCCCCTAGAGTGTCGACACCTGATAATGAACTATCCTTTCA encodes the following:
- the LOC137625584 gene encoding uncharacterized protein yields the protein MIKSVKFKCVTCRKLTKEIAGQVMGQLPLERLKPSPPFAYTALDLYGPFFIRDTVKGRTKGKAYGVIFNCLSTRAVHLDLIEGYSAKDFLDGLRRFVSLRGCPKEIYSDRGTQLTAAEKELRNATEIFKIKWIFNASADAPWQNGVSESLIKSVKRSLTIAIGDNILTFSKLQTTLYEIANLLNERPIGIKPGCDPELGRYLCPNDLLLGRTQNAVLKGEFERFPSHESRLKFHEGITDTFWRKWMRDFFPTILIRQKWHVEKRNLQVGDLVLFQDSNVVRGNWKLAEVLLADKGKDKKVRNVTLRYKPIKSGITYKGERDVIVKRSAHRIVVILPIEERLDLP